In Gimesia panareensis, the genomic window AACGACTTGAACCGTCCCTGATAGAGATGACCGGTGCCACCGGTCGCATAGTGGGCGTGCCAGCGCATTGTGTGTGTCACCGTCAGCCGCTGGAAGAATTCCGTCAGCTGAGTGTCCGTCGTGGGACGCACCACAAAGTGCCAGTGATTGGGCATCACGCACATCGCCAGGATCGGCAGCGGTATCTTCTGCCACGTTTCTTCAACCACCCGCATGAACGCGGCGTAGTCTTCCGGCTTTTCAAACAGAGTCAGCCGCGCCACAGAACGGTTGAGAACATGAAATACTTCACCCGCTGGACAGATTCGCTTGGTTCTAGCCATTTACCAAGTCTAACAGACACCGCAGACAAACAAAAGAGACCTGACCCCTTTTTCTCTTAAAACGACGCTTTTCGCAGGTTAGTGTTCTCGAAAGTGCATCTCTCAAACCGGATGTGGCGTCCTCTGACGCCGGTCAGATTCGCATCGGAGAAGTCGCAGTTGATGAACTTCCCGTAGAAGACCGAATTGTTCAGACGTGCCTTGTGAAATACGCTGTTGACGAATTCCCGACCAAGATTGCCATCGCAAACAAACTCAACAAACTTACAATCGTCGCATGCCCCAACAAATTGACCATCCCCCAGTACGGCACTAGAAAAATCCACACGCCGAATGGTCATCTTGTGGAACGAAGCATCAATTCGGATGCCTCGAAAGTCGCAAAGGCCCTCGTCGGTGACACCAAAAGGGCTGCGGCATTCGTCGGACCTGAGCAGCAAAGCCCGAATGTCAAGTGGCTGATGCTCACTCCAACGATCATGAATCGATGCCATCATGCTCTCCCAGGGTAGTGTTACGTTGATGAGCCAAGGCGCATCCGCTGGATCACCGTATTTGAATTTCTTGCCTGCGGATCCCTCCGTGATCCAGTCCAGGATGTCATAACGCCCATCAGGTACCCCGATCTGAATGTCTGGTCGGAGCAAGTTGCCCTTTGAACTTGTTGCCCCCAGACGGCTTCCTCGATTGAACGCAATTCGGAAACCCGCATCCTGAGCTTCGAGGATATAGGGGTTGTCAATCAAGAGGCGTTCAGCTTCTTGATGCAGTGTACAGGGAAAAAAAGTGTCAGGAACTTTTTCCTACTCTCGCCCGGACAGATGATAACTACGACCAATAGTGACATGTCCCCGTGAATGATACCAGTCATATTACATAATCGTCTACTGTTTTCATGACTGCTGGCGGATCCAGGGCCACGATAATTTCCAGTCCGAAAACATGGGGGACTTACCTGGTTTCCTTTTTGAATCATCATTGGCTTCAGGAGCGACACACGCCTCCATAGACAAAGAGCTGTCCATTTCTGGACAGCCCTTTGCTTTTTCATCTCAGATTGACCAATGATGCAATTCAATAATGTACGATGGTGTCCTGCCCTCGTTCCCGGGTGGTTGCCACTGATGATAACCAGAACCAAGGTTGTCTTGTCTCTGCTTTTAACGAAGTGAAAAACTGGGCGGTCTCGTCAGACCTGTCAGCCAGGTTCCTGATGCGGGGATCCAGCGTTGATTCCATTAACCCGCTGGCGGTATGCTGGTATCCCGACAGGTATCCCGGTTCATATCTGATGTCTTTCCAAACATCGATCTGGCCTTTGGACCGATCTCTCAAAAAATCTCGCTGGAACTGAAAATGCCCCCCAGAGCATCGTCTGGAAATGATCGGAGTCTCTGATGAATAAAACAGAGGGCCTTGGCCGCCGCTCTGGATTTCCCCTGTTGCAGGGCGTGCTTCCCATCAAGGGCGTGCAGATCCCCTCCGAGATCGTGGCAGGCCTCACGCTGGCCGCGCTGGCAATTCCTGAAGTGATGGGTTACACGAAGATCTCAGGCACGCCGGTGATCACCGGTCTCTACACCATGCTCATTCCTACGGCCCTGTTTGCCCTGTTCGGCTCATCAAGGCATTTAGTGGTGGGGGCTGATTCCGCGACTGCCGCGATTCTCGCCGCTGGCCTGGTGGGCCTGGCGACGACGGGCTCCGCTGAATATGTCGCGTTGTCAGTGGTGCTTGCCCTGATGTCCGCGGCGTTCCTGATGCTTGCCTGGATCATTCGGTTAGGATTCCTGGCAGACTTCCTGTCCCGCACCGTGCTGGTGGGGTTCCTGACCGGGGTCGGCATTCAGGTTGCTCTTGGTGAGATCTCGGGCATGCTGGGATTGCAGGGGGGCGGGCACGGCACATTACAGAAAATCTGGAATGACCTGCAGCAAATCGAACAGGTTAATTACTACGCGCTGTGCCTGACGCTGATCGTACTCGCAGTGATCGTCGGCTTGAAACAGGTCTCAAAGAAAATACCGGGAGCACTGATCGCGGTGATCGGTGCTGTGATCGCCAGTTGGGCGTTTGAACTGAAAGAGCACGTCTCTGTTCTCGGTACGATTCCCAGTGGCTTACCCAGTCTGGGACTGCCGCAGGTTGACTGGAGTTGGAAACTGATCAGCAAACTGGTGCCCACTGCGTTTGCGATGTTCGTAGTGATTCTCTCCCAAAGCGCGGCGACTTCACGCGCCTATGCCGCGCGATACAACGAGCGAGTCAGTGACAACACCGATCTCCTCGGTCTGGCAATGGCCAATCTTGGCGCCGGACTTTCCGGAACTTTTGTCGTTAACGGCAGTCCAACGAAAACTCAAATGGTCGATAGCGCCGGTGGCCGCAGCCAGCTTTCAATTCTGGTGACAACAACCGTTGTTTTACTGGTCTTGTGGTTTCTCACTGGGATGTTGTCTTATTTGCCTGAAACGGTGCTGTCAGCCGTAGTGTTTCTGATCGGTATCGAACTGATCGACGTGAAGGGCATGCACAATATCTTCCAGCAGCGCAGACCCGAGTTCTGGGTCGCCCTGATCACCACGTTGATCGTCGTCTTCGTCGGTGTGGAACAGGGAATCCTGCTTGCCATCGTGCTCTCGCTGATCGACCACACGCGTCACGGGTATCGGCCGAAGAATGCGGTACTCGTGTCAACAGAGTCAGGCGCCTGGCATCTGCTGCCGATCGACAAGGCAGAACAGGTATTGCCCGGGGTACTCATTTACCGCTTTACACACAGCATGTATTACGCCAATTCTCAGCAGTTGTTTGATGAAGTCACCAGTCTCGTGAAAACGGCGCAACCGCCATTACGCTGCTTCGTCATCGACGCCTCCGCAGTCGACGATATCGACTACTCTGCGGCGGAGACACTTCGTACCCTGCATGGAATTTTGAAAGCAAATGGAACACGTCTGGCGATCGTACAGGTCCTGGACGATGTCAGGGCCGACAGCCATTATGGTCTGGTCGAGTTATTCGGCGAAGACGTCTTCTACACCTCGCTGGAAGTCGTCTTGAAGGATTATCAGCAGAATCCTGAGACACAGCCGAAGTGAAACACTTTGTGTCCGCATAAATACGTGGCGACGCGGCTCAATCTGAACTTTCAGCCGCTCGAAAGATCGCTACTGCCTTTTGCGAGGTTTCGGACAAGATCGCATGAATTCTCGAGCACCGCTTGTCGCGCGATGCCCAGGCCCCGTCCCTCCGAACAGTTGATCTGGCCTGCCCCCCACCTCCATCACGGCTCTCGGCGGTGACATCCCCTCTTTTCGCGGAAAGTTTGATACGTCAACACAACATTTCTCCGTCGGGGCATTTTGCCCCAGTGGGGCAGACTGTCGCGAGAATCGAAAGAGTTCTGCAGTTCTCGTATTGAAATAACTGATCAAAACCGGGGGAAATCTAAAGGTTTAGAAAATCAATACTTTTGGCATGCAAGATGCTTTTTGTTTATCAGCCGCAAACAGGCAGGTTTTCATTTTTCAGGATTTGAGGAGTTTGAACATGACGAGTCCATCCACCACTGACAATAATTCTTCCGAGCTTAAGCAGCGGATCAGGCATTTGACTGAGGAAATCCATACTCACAGCGAACCGTTTCGGCGGATTGTGGGACAAGTCAACCAGGTGCTTGTGGGCCAGGAGAAATTAGTGCACCGCATGCTGATCGGATTATTGACACGCGGTCACCTCCTGATTGAGGGTGTTCCGGGGCTCGCCAAAACAACCGCTGTGGCCAGCCTGGCGAAAGCGATCAATACCGATTTTCAGCGTTTACAGTTTACTCCCGATTTGCTGCCGGCCGACCTGATTGGAACGCAGGTGTACCGCCCACAGGATCAATCGTTTGTGGTTCAGAAAGGTCCGATCTTTTCAAACCTGATCCTCGCGGATGAAATCAACCGCGCCCCGGCAAAAGTGCAAAGTGCGCTGCTGGAGGCCATGCAGGAGCGACAGGTCACCATCGGCGGCGAGACATTTCCCCTCGAAGAGCCGTTCCTGATCCTGGCGACTCAGAATCCCGTCGAACAGGAAGGGACTTATCCCTTGCCGGAAGCACAAAGTGACCGCTTCATGTTGAAGGTGGTCGTCGACTATCCGAATCGGGATGAAGAACTGCAGATCCTGCGTCGCATGAGCAAAACCGCCACGAACGTCGAGATCGAACCGGTCACCTCACCGGATGAAATCATCCATGCACGCAAATTGATTGATGAGATCTACGTGGATTCGAAAGTCGAAAATTACATCGTGGATCTGGTCATGGCAACACGCAAGCCGGAAGCCTATGGGTTAAACCTGTCTGACCTGATCCAGTTCGGGGGCTCACCCCGGGCCACGATCAACCTGACACTGGCAGCGAAAGCGAATGCTTTCCTGGCGGGTCGCGGGTACGTGAAACCGGAAGACGTCAAAGAGATCGCACTTGATGTCTTACGCCATCGCGTAATGGTCACTTACGAAGCAGAAGCGGAAGACCGTACCAGTGAATCGATCGTCAGTGAGATCCTCGCTCACGTCCCCACTCCCTGAGTTCTATAGCCAATTTGCGAATGTCATCCGGCAGCAAGCACAGGTCAGTCCCGTCAGTGGACGACCTGTGCCCTGCCCTGTCCATGAATGGATCTCACCATGATTCCACGAGAAGTGATTCAGAAAATTCGCCGCGTACAGATACGCACTTCGCACAAAGTCGATGAAATGCTGGCAGGCACGTGGCACTCGGCTTTTAAAGGTCGCGGCATTGAGTTCGAAGAAGTTCGTCCGTATCAAATCGGCGACGATGTCCGCACGATTGACTGGAATGT contains:
- a CDS encoding AAA family ATPase, with protein sequence MTSPSTTDNNSSELKQRIRHLTEEIHTHSEPFRRIVGQVNQVLVGQEKLVHRMLIGLLTRGHLLIEGVPGLAKTTAVASLAKAINTDFQRLQFTPDLLPADLIGTQVYRPQDQSFVVQKGPIFSNLILADEINRAPAKVQSALLEAMQERQVTIGGETFPLEEPFLILATQNPVEQEGTYPLPEAQSDRFMLKVVVDYPNRDEELQILRRMSKTATNVEIEPVTSPDEIIHARKLIDEIYVDSKVENYIVDLVMATRKPEAYGLNLSDLIQFGGSPRATINLTLAAKANAFLAGRGYVKPEDVKEIALDVLRHRVMVTYEAEAEDRTSESIVSEILAHVPTP
- a CDS encoding pentapeptide repeat-containing protein produces the protein MIDNPYILEAQDAGFRIAFNRGSRLGATSSKGNLLRPDIQIGVPDGRYDILDWITEGSAGKKFKYGDPADAPWLINVTLPWESMMASIHDRWSEHQPLDIRALLLRSDECRSPFGVTDEGLCDFRGIRIDASFHKMTIRRVDFSSAVLGDGQFVGACDDCKFVEFVCDGNLGREFVNSVFHKARLNNSVFYGKFINCDFSDANLTGVRGRHIRFERCTFENTNLRKASF
- a CDS encoding SulP family inorganic anion transporter, translated to MNKTEGLGRRSGFPLLQGVLPIKGVQIPSEIVAGLTLAALAIPEVMGYTKISGTPVITGLYTMLIPTALFALFGSSRHLVVGADSATAAILAAGLVGLATTGSAEYVALSVVLALMSAAFLMLAWIIRLGFLADFLSRTVLVGFLTGVGIQVALGEISGMLGLQGGGHGTLQKIWNDLQQIEQVNYYALCLTLIVLAVIVGLKQVSKKIPGALIAVIGAVIASWAFELKEHVSVLGTIPSGLPSLGLPQVDWSWKLISKLVPTAFAMFVVILSQSAATSRAYAARYNERVSDNTDLLGLAMANLGAGLSGTFVVNGSPTKTQMVDSAGGRSQLSILVTTTVVLLVLWFLTGMLSYLPETVLSAVVFLIGIELIDVKGMHNIFQQRRPEFWVALITTLIVVFVGVEQGILLAIVLSLIDHTRHGYRPKNAVLVSTESGAWHLLPIDKAEQVLPGVLIYRFTHSMYYANSQQLFDEVTSLVKTAQPPLRCFVIDASAVDDIDYSAAETLRTLHGILKANGTRLAIVQVLDDVRADSHYGLVELFGEDVFYTSLEVVLKDYQQNPETQPK